A single region of the Thermotoga profunda AZM34c06 genome encodes:
- a CDS encoding DMT family transporter, which yields MLYRLLIWSVVFFWGISFVATRIVVLSIPPITAAFVRFLIASVALILVTKKMPKLLNWHSFFAGFWGVTMYFIFENSGLVYTYPTNASLIVSSAPILYTLFSHLIQKKKTSVIEYLASLVAFFGVAVVIMNGRFVLKVSLMGDLMLLGAAFAWVFYTYHVEKMTDSDSLTGVTNITLWGVLTLFPFVIFEKKPPITLTVPVIISLLYLGIVCSGVAYVFWNIGIRRVGARYTTNTIYFIPVITSIAEAILLKNLPNFYTILGGGLVILGLWLFNRQERRRNNESLSSGKDEST from the coding sequence TTGCTCTACAGATTGTTGATTTGGTCGGTGGTATTCTTCTGGGGTATATCCTTTGTGGCTACAAGGATTGTGGTGCTTTCCATTCCCCCAATCACGGCGGCATTTGTTAGATTTTTAATTGCATCTGTTGCGTTGATTTTGGTTACAAAAAAGATGCCAAAACTTCTGAATTGGCACAGTTTTTTTGCGGGTTTTTGGGGTGTTACAATGTATTTTATCTTTGAGAACAGTGGGCTTGTTTACACATATCCCACAAATGCGTCTCTCATTGTATCGAGTGCACCAATTTTATACACACTTTTTTCTCATTTGATTCAAAAGAAAAAAACATCCGTCATTGAATACCTTGCATCACTGGTTGCCTTCTTTGGAGTCGCAGTTGTCATAATGAATGGGAGATTTGTTTTGAAAGTGAGTTTGATGGGTGATTTGATGCTCCTTGGGGCTGCTTTTGCTTGGGTTTTTTATACATATCATGTCGAGAAAATGACAGATTCTGATTCACTCACGGGCGTAACAAATATAACTCTGTGGGGTGTTTTGACACTTTTTCCTTTTGTAATTTTTGAAAAAAAACCACCGATTACTTTGACCGTGCCGGTGATTATATCTTTACTATATCTTGGCATTGTCTGCTCTGGAGTCGCATATGTATTTTGGAACATTGGTATAAGGCGTGTTGGTGCCCGCTACACAACAAATACGATTTATTTTATACCTGTGATCACAAGTATTGCCGAAGCGATTTTACTCAAAAATCTGCCCAATTTCTACACTATTCTTGGAGGTGGATTGGTTATACTTGGATTGTGGCTTTTCAATAGACAAGAAAGGAGGAGGAACAATGAAAGCCTTTCTTCGGGTAAGGATGAGTCAACATGA
- a CDS encoding FapA family protein, producing MERKTIKASSIEELLSILEKDYGPNWYEKITVEMMETAEQIEATIKPVEIIDPKIAFEKLSMLQIKSISLPDLSNVEQQYAQPIVKVNLSEDKMQATVLIIPGFERILPTVEEIKQALSDSKVVYGIDEKAIESIIEEKKIFAEVIVARGKNPIPSRDASVEFFFPPSGFVCEKHQQETFDPASFYKIFTCKKGDVLAIKKPVEYGQDGFTVTGEIVKTEKPKDINLATFVGENVEISEDNTKIVATCDGQPYLKNSKIHVRNVLVVDGDLGYETGNIDFNASVVIRGNAEGPFKINAGGDVLILGVLGEVQVNCGGSLRVQGGVFGRGKGVVKVTKDFAAKFVSEAQIFCGGNILVEEYIMNSTVICNGDVKVFGKGVISGGVIKAAGNIEAGEIGSPANLRTVVFAGIDYEYESKYTELQKSLIETMRRINLLSNTENSIRAQLMQVKDIQKRGSLKQLLEKIQTAKFTFEKQLQKIRNSLNILKLNIQVDKLKFGARVKIRKLCHPNVKVGIGLISKLNTDEIRSCEFFLDRNSGKITYK from the coding sequence GTGGAGCGAAAGACCATAAAAGCCTCTTCAATCGAAGAACTTCTCTCTATTCTGGAAAAAGACTATGGACCAAATTGGTATGAGAAAATAACTGTTGAAATGATGGAAACAGCAGAACAGATCGAGGCTACTATCAAACCTGTAGAAATAATCGATCCAAAAATAGCTTTTGAAAAACTCTCTATGCTTCAAATTAAGTCTATCTCTCTGCCAGATCTGAGTAATGTCGAACAACAATATGCACAACCAATAGTAAAAGTCAATCTTTCCGAAGATAAAATGCAAGCAACTGTGTTGATAATACCAGGATTTGAAAGAATATTACCAACTGTCGAAGAAATCAAACAAGCGCTGTCTGATTCAAAAGTTGTATACGGTATAGATGAAAAAGCAATTGAATCAATCATTGAAGAAAAAAAGATCTTCGCAGAGGTAATAGTTGCACGCGGAAAGAATCCCATCCCTTCAAGGGATGCTTCTGTCGAATTTTTCTTTCCTCCATCGGGATTTGTTTGCGAAAAACACCAGCAAGAGACATTTGATCCAGCATCTTTTTACAAGATCTTCACCTGTAAAAAAGGTGATGTGCTTGCAATAAAAAAACCCGTAGAGTATGGTCAAGATGGCTTTACGGTCACTGGAGAGATAGTAAAAACTGAAAAACCTAAAGATATAAATTTAGCAACCTTTGTTGGAGAAAACGTAGAGATATCCGAGGACAACACAAAAATCGTGGCGACTTGCGATGGTCAACCTTATTTGAAAAATTCAAAGATACACGTGAGAAATGTACTCGTGGTAGATGGCGATCTTGGCTATGAAACGGGAAATATCGACTTCAACGCAAGTGTTGTGATTCGTGGGAATGCGGAGGGACCTTTCAAGATAAATGCTGGTGGAGATGTGCTCATACTGGGTGTGCTTGGAGAGGTGCAGGTGAATTGTGGAGGATCACTCAGGGTTCAAGGTGGTGTTTTCGGTAGGGGTAAAGGGGTTGTGAAGGTAACAAAAGATTTTGCAGCAAAGTTTGTGAGTGAAGCACAGATTTTTTGTGGAGGAAATATTCTTGTTGAAGAATATATCATGAATTCAACTGTTATATGCAATGGTGATGTGAAAGTCTTTGGCAAAGGAGTCATAAGCGGAGGTGTTATCAAAGCTGCTGGAAATATCGAGGCAGGCGAGATAGGAAGTCCAGCGAATCTTCGCACAGTTGTTTTTGCTGGAATAGACTATGAGTATGAATCAAAGTACACCGAACTTCAAAAAAGCCTTATCGAAACAATGAGACGTATAAACCTTCTTTCCAACACTGAAAATTCTATCAGGGCTCAACTGATGCAAGTGAAAGATATTCAGAAAAGAGGATCCTTAAAGCAACTTCTTGAGAAGATTCAAACGGCAAAATTCACTTTTGAGAAACAACTTCAAAAGATTCGAAATAGTTTAAATATACTCAAATTGAACATCCAGGTTGATAAATTGAAATTTGGAGCAAGAGTGAAAATAAGGAAGCTCTGTCATCCAAATGTTAAAGTGGGAATAGGCTTGATCAGTAAACTCAACACTGATGAAATAAGATCTTGTGAATTTTTCTTGGACAGGAATTCGGGGAAGATCACGTACAAATGA
- a CDS encoding HD domain-containing phosphohydrolase: protein MKKISVVFLLTFVTFIFGLKVKFVSGEEYPPFIWIDETGKPAGITVQILQLLEKKLGISFDIELLPFSQALEKLQTGQADMINFIFKTPEREKVFLFSEPVMNVESRVYFRKSLNIKSFSDLTPYLVGVVESDANEKLLRQRNSSITFKYYANSEELILAAKSGNIDVFVMEDLPAQYYLIKEEIFHEFSTLNPISIQQIYFAFPIDRHDIAQLINKGLSEISRQEMQKIIGPFAKPTHLIPVWFWYLLIIGTAVFVIIFMTVLLLNRYLARIVAKRTEELNRKNQELVAANEELDALNQELRASFQEMEAMNEELTNTNKELEEKTKQALAFQDAFLKLLDIASKMTYESIQEKDFLFELLKVFKEYANEIDLIGVALRSSEKGKTLFVICRDKDELISQRVDETMDFQDQHLAETIKKSVSQICKEPIQENDCQLQLIQSPNTIHGVLFYNTGSLSVSKDNLQRLANFIATFLSLRSYIREQGIFHRRLLVVMTKALEYYDYYTKGHSENVANYAAKFAEWLKLDREIIRRLYWAGLVHDVGKIFVNQQILNKNGYLSTEEYEYVKIHPVKSYELLTEAGLENIAHIVRHHHERFDGKGYPDGLVAEQIPFESRILCLADSFDAMTTARPYKRAMSIQEAVEEIKRCSGSQFDPKLSEEFISMILSQNISHS from the coding sequence GTGAAAAAAATATCTGTTGTTTTTCTTCTGACTTTCGTGACATTTATTTTCGGTTTAAAGGTCAAATTCGTGAGTGGAGAAGAATATCCACCGTTTATCTGGATAGATGAAACGGGAAAACCTGCAGGAATAACAGTTCAGATACTCCAATTACTTGAGAAAAAACTTGGCATCTCTTTTGATATAGAACTTCTACCATTCTCACAGGCTTTGGAAAAGCTACAAACAGGGCAAGCGGATATGATCAATTTCATTTTCAAAACTCCCGAAAGAGAGAAGGTCTTTCTTTTTTCAGAACCGGTGATGAATGTTGAGAGTAGAGTGTATTTCAGAAAGTCTTTGAACATAAAGTCTTTCTCGGATCTAACACCTTATCTGGTGGGAGTAGTGGAATCTGATGCGAATGAAAAACTACTCAGACAAAGAAATTCTTCTATAACTTTTAAGTATTACGCAAACAGTGAAGAACTCATTCTGGCTGCCAAGTCTGGTAATATCGATGTTTTTGTTATGGAAGATCTTCCCGCACAGTACTATTTGATCAAAGAAGAAATCTTTCACGAATTTTCAACGCTCAATCCCATTTCGATTCAGCAAATCTATTTTGCTTTTCCCATAGATAGACATGATATTGCTCAACTTATAAACAAAGGCTTGTCTGAAATAAGCAGACAGGAGATGCAGAAAATAATAGGTCCCTTTGCCAAACCAACTCATCTTATACCAGTGTGGTTTTGGTATCTTTTGATAATCGGTACCGCAGTTTTTGTCATCATTTTTATGACAGTTTTGCTTTTGAATCGTTATCTTGCAAGGATAGTGGCTAAAAGAACAGAAGAATTGAACAGGAAAAATCAAGAATTAGTCGCGGCAAATGAGGAGCTCGATGCTTTGAACCAAGAATTGAGGGCTTCATTCCAAGAAATGGAAGCAATGAATGAAGAGCTCACCAATACGAATAAAGAACTTGAAGAAAAAACCAAACAGGCATTGGCTTTTCAAGATGCGTTTTTAAAACTCTTGGATATTGCCTCAAAGATGACCTATGAGAGTATTCAAGAGAAAGATTTTTTGTTTGAATTACTCAAAGTCTTTAAAGAATATGCAAATGAAATAGATTTGATCGGAGTAGCTCTCAGATCGAGTGAAAAAGGTAAGACGCTTTTTGTTATATGTCGCGACAAGGATGAGTTGATATCTCAGAGAGTCGATGAAACCATGGATTTTCAAGATCAACATTTGGCTGAGACGATAAAGAAGTCCGTGTCACAGATTTGCAAAGAGCCAATTCAAGAAAATGATTGTCAATTGCAATTGATACAGTCACCAAATACAATTCATGGCGTTCTTTTTTACAATACAGGTAGTTTATCTGTTTCTAAGGATAATCTCCAAAGACTTGCCAATTTCATAGCGACTTTTCTTTCTTTGAGGAGTTACATAAGAGAGCAGGGAATTTTCCACAGAAGATTGCTCGTGGTTATGACAAAAGCGCTTGAGTATTATGATTACTATACAAAAGGCCATTCGGAGAATGTGGCAAATTATGCCGCAAAATTCGCAGAATGGCTGAAATTGGATAGAGAGATTATTCGTAGACTCTACTGGGCAGGTCTTGTGCACGATGTGGGAAAGATCTTTGTAAATCAACAAATTCTGAACAAAAATGGTTATCTTTCAACCGAGGAATATGAATATGTGAAGATTCACCCTGTAAAGAGTTATGAATTATTAACAGAAGCAGGTTTGGAGAATATCGCGCATATAGTGAGACATCACCATGAGCGATTCGATGGTAAAGGATATCCAGATGGCCTTGTTGCAGAACAAATACCCTTTGAATCAAGAATACTGTGTTTGGCAGATAGTTTTGATGCGATGACTACAGCAAGACCATATAAAAGAGCAATGAGCATTCAGGAAGCAGTAGAAGAAATCAAACGCTGCAGCGGCTCTCAGTTTGACCCTAAGCTTTCAGAAGAATTCATCAGTATGATCTTGAGTCAAAATATATCTCATTCTTGA
- a CDS encoding proline--tRNA ligase yields the protein MRFSQLYAPTLKEAPSDAEVISHALLYRAGFIRKVAAGVYSYLPLAKRTLSKIEKIVREEMNAIGAQEVSMPIIQPAELWKITGRWEDYGPEMMKLRDRHDREFTLGPTHEEVFTQVVKDELRSYKQLPVFLYQIGSKYRDEIRPRFGLLRAREFIMKDGYSFHDSQESLNEAYEACRRAYSKITERIGLEYAITEAASGAIGGSESHEFVSFAPVGETNLLKCERCGYSSNDEQAPYKGEYTKNDDIEKPLNLVHTPNVKTVEQVANFLNVKPSQIVKSLLFVGRNGFVMALIQGDRELNVEKLKVHVNDQSLRLAEPNEVFETFNVPIGFIGPVGIKDVRVIADHGIKYMKNVVVGGMKQDYHYVNANLSRDFSADSYTDLRVVQAGDPCPNCGAPLIGSKGIELGHVFKLGTKYSKSMSAMYMDQNGDLKPFIMGCYGWGVSRTMAAVVEQLHDEDGIIWPRSISPFEVIITVVSIQDQNQKILAERIYKDLTEKGVEVLLDDRELSPGMKFKDADLIGFPLRITVGKTLTEGFVELKLRNQIKPQKIRVEGNDVVSKTIEMLNNYNPHKKV from the coding sequence GTGAGATTTTCTCAACTATATGCACCTACTTTGAAGGAGGCTCCTTCGGATGCCGAGGTCATAAGCCATGCCCTTTTGTACAGGGCAGGTTTCATAAGAAAAGTTGCTGCAGGTGTTTATTCGTATCTACCATTAGCAAAAAGAACACTTTCAAAAATCGAAAAGATAGTGAGAGAAGAAATGAACGCCATAGGTGCCCAAGAAGTTTCTATGCCCATAATCCAACCGGCGGAGTTGTGGAAGATCACAGGACGATGGGAAGATTATGGTCCAGAAATGATGAAATTGAGAGATAGGCATGATAGAGAATTCACATTAGGACCAACACACGAAGAGGTATTCACACAAGTTGTCAAGGATGAACTTCGTTCCTACAAACAGCTGCCTGTTTTTCTATACCAAATAGGTTCAAAATACAGAGATGAAATAAGACCGAGGTTCGGTCTTCTCAGAGCAAGGGAATTCATCATGAAAGATGGTTACAGTTTTCATGATAGTCAGGAATCTTTGAACGAAGCTTACGAAGCATGTAGAAGAGCTTACAGCAAGATCACTGAAAGGATTGGTTTGGAATATGCCATCACCGAAGCTGCTTCTGGTGCTATAGGTGGTAGCGAATCTCATGAATTTGTGAGTTTTGCTCCGGTGGGAGAGACAAATCTCTTAAAGTGCGAAAGATGTGGATATTCATCAAATGATGAACAAGCACCCTATAAAGGTGAATACACAAAGAACGACGATATCGAAAAACCTTTAAACTTAGTTCATACACCGAACGTGAAAACCGTTGAGCAAGTTGCCAATTTCTTAAATGTCAAACCAAGTCAAATAGTAAAATCTCTTCTCTTTGTTGGAAGGAATGGCTTTGTGATGGCACTGATCCAGGGTGATAGAGAGCTGAATGTGGAAAAGTTAAAGGTACATGTGAACGATCAATCACTTAGACTTGCTGAGCCAAATGAAGTTTTTGAAACTTTCAATGTTCCAATAGGTTTTATAGGACCTGTCGGTATCAAAGATGTCCGGGTGATAGCCGATCATGGAATCAAATACATGAAGAACGTTGTCGTTGGAGGAATGAAGCAAGATTATCACTACGTCAATGCCAACCTCAGCAGAGATTTTTCTGCAGATTCTTACACAGATCTTCGTGTAGTGCAGGCAGGTGATCCTTGTCCAAATTGTGGAGCACCTTTGATCGGTTCTAAGGGGATAGAACTTGGCCATGTTTTCAAACTCGGCACAAAGTATTCGAAGTCGATGAGTGCAATGTACATGGATCAAAATGGTGATCTGAAGCCTTTCATAATGGGATGTTATGGCTGGGGTGTCTCAAGAACAATGGCTGCTGTCGTTGAACAATTGCACGATGAAGATGGGATCATCTGGCCAAGATCGATTTCACCATTTGAAGTCATCATAACAGTTGTCTCAATACAAGATCAAAACCAAAAAATTCTTGCCGAGCGTATTTACAAAGACCTAACGGAAAAAGGCGTGGAAGTTCTTTTGGACGACAGAGAACTTTCACCTGGAATGAAATTTAAAGATGCCGATTTAATCGGTTTTCCACTGAGAATAACAGTTGGAAAAACCCTTACAGAAGGGTTTGTAGAATTGAAACTGAGAAATCAAATAAAACCACAAAAAATAAGAGTCGAAGGCAACGATGTTGTTTCAAAAACCATCGAAATGCTCAATAACTACAATCCACACAAGAAGGTGTAG
- the ftsY gene encoding signal recognition particle-docking protein FtsY, which produces MGFFEKLKAGLSKARKTFFEGLSQLLKGKRISNEILEELEERLIAADVGYETTHYILEKLKQIQTDDAYNALKEILIELLSNGNEIDLKSHSPFVITIVGVNGTGKTTTAAKLGAYFQSLGKTVVLGAADTFRAAAIEQLEEWGRRIGCTVISHNEGADSAAVAFDTVNHAKARQKDIVIIDTAGRLHTKKNLMEELRKVHRVINKVVEGAPHEVLLVIDATTGQNGLVQARIFKEMVNVTGVVITKLDGTAKGGIALAIKKELGLPIKFIGIGEDVEDLRPFNAKEFVDALLD; this is translated from the coding sequence ATGGGATTTTTCGAAAAACTAAAAGCAGGACTTTCAAAGGCAAGAAAGACATTTTTTGAAGGTCTCTCACAACTGTTAAAAGGTAAAAGAATAAGTAATGAGATACTTGAAGAACTCGAAGAGAGATTGATAGCAGCAGATGTGGGATATGAAACAACGCATTATATACTTGAAAAACTAAAACAAATTCAAACAGATGACGCATACAATGCACTCAAGGAAATTCTCATAGAACTTCTTTCAAATGGCAACGAAATCGACTTGAAATCACATTCGCCATTTGTAATAACAATCGTTGGAGTCAACGGTACTGGGAAAACCACAACCGCGGCAAAGTTAGGTGCGTATTTTCAATCACTTGGAAAAACAGTTGTTCTTGGGGCGGCAGATACCTTCAGGGCTGCCGCGATTGAACAACTGGAAGAGTGGGGACGCAGAATTGGATGTACTGTGATAAGCCACAACGAAGGTGCAGATTCAGCAGCAGTTGCATTTGACACAGTCAATCATGCAAAAGCAAGACAAAAAGACATAGTAATAATCGACACTGCTGGAAGGTTACATACAAAGAAAAATCTCATGGAAGAATTGAGAAAGGTCCACAGAGTTATCAATAAAGTCGTCGAAGGAGCACCACATGAGGTTCTCTTGGTGATAGATGCAACCACAGGGCAAAATGGACTTGTACAAGCCAGGATTTTCAAAGAAATGGTCAATGTAACTGGTGTCGTGATAACCAAACTTGATGGCACAGCGAAAGGTGGTATAGCTCTGGCTATCAAAAAAGAACTCGGTCTTCCAATAAAATTCATAGGAATTGGAGAAGACGTTGAAGATCTCAGACCCTTCAACGCAAAAGAATTCGTAGATGCTCTCTTAGATTGA
- a CDS encoding DUF2804 domain-containing protein, giving the protein MKKESVEITEPVNLCLKGGRLNPSALGWSRKPLIQCNLTDHFLRKKKWNYWAVFNQECLFSATISNLDYIGVVFCYFLDLRTKEFFEETVVTPFGIGCDVPNGIDEDVVFNSKKMNVSFKRHSGTTVIEAQFITSEKKNIKANIEVFHANTESLNVVVPWSWRRFQYTSKQFCLQAQGQISVDDRVYNLDSSKTFATLDFGRGVWKYSTFWNWASFAANLDDEIVLGANLGAGWTDQTGTNENGVLINGKLNKIASDVVFQYDKNDLMKPWHIYSKDSDDIDLEFHPIYHRTAKTNLLLLYSKVHQMIGTFKGFVRDENRKTYIVRDAIGWAEEHHARW; this is encoded by the coding sequence GTGAAAAAAGAGAGTGTCGAGATAACTGAGCCTGTAAATTTATGTCTGAAGGGTGGTAGATTGAACCCATCGGCACTTGGTTGGTCAAGAAAGCCATTGATTCAGTGTAATTTGACAGATCATTTTCTTAGAAAAAAGAAATGGAATTACTGGGCTGTTTTTAATCAAGAGTGTCTTTTCTCAGCAACGATTTCTAACTTGGATTACATTGGCGTTGTCTTTTGTTATTTTCTTGATCTCCGTACCAAGGAGTTTTTCGAAGAAACCGTTGTGACACCATTTGGTATTGGATGTGATGTGCCGAATGGGATCGATGAAGATGTGGTTTTCAATTCAAAGAAAATGAATGTGAGTTTCAAGAGACATTCTGGGACAACGGTCATTGAAGCGCAGTTTATAACTTCTGAAAAGAAAAATATAAAAGCCAACATTGAAGTTTTTCACGCCAATACCGAATCTTTGAATGTGGTCGTCCCGTGGAGTTGGCGAAGGTTCCAGTATACAAGTAAGCAATTTTGCTTGCAAGCGCAAGGACAGATCTCTGTTGATGACAGGGTTTATAACCTTGATTCGAGTAAAACATTTGCTACACTGGATTTTGGAAGAGGTGTCTGGAAATATTCTACTTTTTGGAATTGGGCGAGCTTTGCTGCCAATTTAGACGATGAAATAGTTCTGGGTGCAAATCTGGGAGCTGGCTGGACCGACCAGACTGGGACAAACGAAAATGGAGTCCTGATAAATGGAAAACTCAACAAAATTGCAAGCGATGTTGTTTTTCAATACGATAAAAATGATTTGATGAAGCCGTGGCATATATATTCAAAAGATTCAGATGATATCGACTTGGAATTCCATCCAATTTATCACCGCACAGCCAAGACAAATCTCTTGTTGCTTTATTCAAAGGTTCACCAAATGATAGGAACTTTTAAAGGTTTCGTGAGAGATGAAAATAGAAAAACATACATAGTCAGAGATGCTATTGGTTGGGCTGAAGAACACCATGCCCGCTGGTAG
- a CDS encoding L-serine ammonia-lyase, iron-sulfur-dependent, subunit beta — MNFSELIELEHKLGQPLHEVILLSQMMEDGSDPIELRNKTRIFLRTMLEISEKNFAKSQKTLTGLCGDNAFLFGQYRPQMMGEFNYIATVAALSISEANASMGKIVACPTAGSCGIVPAMAYALRKVKNIPEESLVDGLIVAGAIGTCIAQKVSISGAVAGCQAEIGTATAMASSMAVYSLSKNSTKVSHAAALSLKSLMGLVCDPVGGFVEVPCVKRNAVAVNIAIATAEMALSGIESVIPFDEVVQAMSRVGGLLAEELRETGMGGIASTKTAISLMEKIRGELL, encoded by the coding sequence ATGAACTTCAGTGAGTTGATTGAATTAGAGCATAAATTAGGACAACCTTTGCATGAAGTGATTTTGCTGTCTCAAATGATGGAGGATGGTTCAGATCCCATTGAACTTAGAAATAAAACAAGGATATTTTTGAGAACGATGCTCGAGATATCTGAAAAGAATTTTGCCAAAAGCCAGAAGACTCTCACAGGTCTTTGTGGTGACAATGCTTTTCTGTTTGGTCAGTACCGACCTCAAATGATGGGAGAGTTCAATTACATAGCAACAGTTGCTGCACTTTCTATCTCTGAAGCTAATGCCTCGATGGGCAAGATAGTTGCCTGTCCAACGGCTGGTTCCTGTGGAATTGTACCGGCTATGGCTTATGCTCTCAGAAAAGTGAAGAATATACCTGAAGAATCACTCGTTGATGGTTTAATAGTTGCTGGTGCGATAGGAACTTGTATAGCTCAGAAGGTTTCAATTTCCGGAGCCGTTGCCGGTTGTCAAGCAGAAATCGGTACTGCTACTGCGATGGCAAGTTCAATGGCAGTGTATAGCTTATCCAAAAATAGTACGAAAGTGTCCCATGCTGCTGCTCTTTCTCTGAAATCTCTGATGGGGCTTGTTTGCGATCCAGTGGGTGGTTTTGTCGAGGTACCATGTGTGAAAAGAAATGCAGTGGCGGTGAACATCGCTATTGCTACAGCAGAGATGGCGCTTTCAGGTATAGAAAGTGTTATACCCTTTGATGAAGTTGTTCAAGCAATGTCAAGAGTTGGTGGACTGTTGGCAGAAGAACTCCGTGAGACAGGCATGGGTGGAATAGCTTCGACCAAGACAGCTATCTCCCTTATGGAAAAAATAAGAGGTGAATTGTTGTGA
- the sdaAB gene encoding L-serine ammonia-lyase, iron-sulfur-dependent subunit beta has protein sequence MNFLEIIGPVMVGPSSSHTLGAMRISRFVYKMIGQVPKQVDFLLHGSFAKTFKGHGTDRALLAGIMGLRYDDERIKDSYLLAKKIGLNYFFTVTDLGNVHPNTVKIKIQTDKNQHEVEGCSIGGGAIKITKIDDVECNLSWHYDTLIIVNKDEPGALSRILSGIRTNIANLYLRRINLLQAKALTIIELDSPVENFQELSKLSPVLEYYFVPKDDFL, from the coding sequence GTGAATTTTTTAGAGATTATAGGTCCTGTGATGGTAGGACCATCGAGTTCTCACACACTCGGTGCAATGAGAATCTCAAGATTCGTATACAAGATGATCGGACAGGTACCAAAGCAGGTTGATTTTCTCTTACATGGGTCTTTTGCCAAGACCTTTAAGGGACATGGAACAGATAGAGCCTTACTGGCTGGTATTATGGGATTGAGATATGACGATGAAAGGATAAAAGATTCATATCTCTTGGCAAAAAAGATTGGTTTGAATTATTTTTTTACTGTAACTGACCTTGGCAACGTTCATCCAAATACAGTGAAAATAAAGATCCAGACAGATAAAAACCAACATGAAGTAGAAGGATGTTCAATCGGTGGTGGAGCGATTAAGATCACTAAGATAGATGATGTTGAATGTAATTTGAGCTGGCATTATGATACATTGATAATCGTTAATAAAGATGAACCAGGAGCTCTTTCGAGAATTTTGAGTGGCATAAGAACAAATATTGCAAATCTTTATCTCAGAAGAATAAATCTACTTCAAGCCAAGGCTTTGACCATAATAGAACTCGACTCACCCGTTGAGAATTTTCAAGAGCTTTCAAAACTTTCTCCCGTTCTTGAGTATTATTTTGTACCAAAAGACGATTTCCTGTAG
- a CDS encoding 6-phosphofructokinase: MKRIAVLCVGNDCPGLNAAIRAAVMKGCEVGIEIVGVKDGFEGLLTDKLDVMTKSSVSGILHRGGTILGTSLFVPQEDEEIKKIMKKFEQYSVTSFLILGGRLGAKAALKLAKVNIPSILVPATIDNDLPFTDFSIGFFTAIEHVREALDMLHATAESHHRVMIVETMGKPSGWIAVTGGLAGGADYVITDAEPINQEDLLNKIRSRYESQKRFSIVVVESGTILPKEMYEMTGTDERTPAAQVIGIYIEKQLKDIGIEWRYTNLGYLQRGGSPVCMDRIIATQMSTRAVEMVKSARVYHALGMRGLTVTEVPYSETMVNVKVVDEYLRSLAKLFY, translated from the coding sequence ATGAAGAGAATAGCTGTACTGTGTGTGGGAAATGATTGCCCTGGATTGAATGCAGCTATCAGGGCAGCGGTGATGAAAGGCTGTGAAGTTGGTATTGAAATTGTTGGTGTTAAAGATGGTTTTGAAGGACTCCTCACCGACAAACTCGATGTTATGACTAAGTCTTCGGTTTCTGGCATACTTCACCGTGGAGGAACAATCCTTGGCACATCTCTCTTTGTCCCTCAAGAAGATGAGGAAATCAAGAAGATCATGAAAAAATTTGAACAGTACTCTGTAACTTCTTTTCTCATACTCGGTGGCAGACTTGGTGCAAAAGCCGCCTTGAAGCTTGCCAAAGTAAACATTCCTTCTATTCTTGTCCCAGCGACTATAGACAATGATTTGCCGTTTACAGATTTTTCAATAGGCTTTTTTACTGCTATCGAACATGTCAGAGAAGCACTTGACATGCTTCATGCAACCGCAGAATCACACCACAGAGTTATGATTGTTGAGACCATGGGAAAACCAAGTGGATGGATAGCAGTGACCGGCGGGCTCGCTGGTGGAGCCGATTATGTTATAACTGATGCCGAACCCATTAATCAAGAAGATCTTCTAAATAAGATTCGCAGTCGCTATGAGAGTCAAAAGAGATTTTCAATTGTTGTTGTTGAGAGTGGCACAATCTTGCCCAAGGAGATGTACGAGATGACTGGTACCGACGAAAGAACGCCAGCAGCACAAGTCATAGGTATTTATATTGAAAAACAACTAAAAGATATTGGAATAGAGTGGAGATATACAAACCTCGGATATTTGCAAAGAGGTGGTAGCCCTGTTTGCATGGATAGAATAATTGCCACCCAAATGTCAACGCGTGCTGTAGAGATGGTCAAATCCGCAAGGGTTTATCATGCGCTCGGTATGAGAGGATTGACTGTGACGGAGGTGCCATATTCTGAAACAATGGTCAATGTGAAAGTAGTCGATGAATATCTGAGAAGTCTGGCAAAACTTTTCTACTGA